A region from the Bosea sp. RAC05 genome encodes:
- a CDS encoding outer membrane protein, translating into MNRKILIAGLLALTGTAAVAADLPVTYDAPAPAAPVVTRAPIVVSDWTGFSIGAQGGYAFNYLEPGGVLKGTWATRGIKVPDAHGGFGGLFAAANWQFPSNLVVGGLIEANLSGQTKRSFNGFGDTARANVEGFGLGAVKVGYAYGNVLPYVLAGVAYQELKATTTLGGVSFRGTADNWGYALGAGVDYLVTPNVVLGVGYRFMDFDKSSAGNFPGKLGGQQHVVQGSVGYKW; encoded by the coding sequence ATGAATCGCAAGATCCTGATCGCCGGCCTGCTCGCTCTCACTGGCACCGCAGCAGTCGCCGCCGATCTCCCCGTCACCTACGATGCGCCGGCGCCGGCGGCCCCGGTCGTCACCCGCGCCCCGATCGTCGTCTCGGACTGGACGGGCTTCAGCATCGGCGCGCAGGGCGGCTATGCCTTCAACTACCTGGAGCCGGGCGGCGTCCTGAAAGGCACCTGGGCCACCCGCGGCATCAAGGTCCCCGATGCGCATGGCGGCTTCGGCGGTCTGTTCGCGGCGGCCAACTGGCAGTTCCCGTCCAACCTCGTCGTCGGCGGCCTGATCGAGGCCAACCTGTCGGGCCAGACGAAGCGCTCCTTCAACGGTTTCGGTGACACCGCTCGCGCCAATGTCGAGGGCTTCGGTCTCGGCGCCGTGAAGGTCGGCTACGCCTATGGCAACGTGCTGCCCTACGTCCTGGCCGGCGTCGCCTATCAGGAGCTCAAGGCGACCACGACCCTCGGCGGCGTCTCCTTCCGCGGCACGGCCGACAACTGGGGCTACGCTCTGGGCGCCGGCGTCGATTACCTCGTGACCCCCAATGTCGTCCTCGGCGTCGGCTACCGCTTCATGGACTTCGACAAGTCCAGCGCCGGCAACTTCCCCGGCAAGCTCGGCGGCCAGCAGCACGTCGTGCAGGGCAGCGTCGGCTACAAGTGGTGA
- a CDS encoding DNA adenine methylase, with protein sequence MNYKPNRNVDPSLRLPEPFIRWAGGKRWLAAGLGYAIRQRLAQTQGRYIEPFIGGGAVFLATGIRSGIISDLNSELVEAWRIVRDQPEALVDMIASWPVEQAFYNQMRLAQPETALERAARFIWLNRCCYGGIHRTNRKGQFNVAFGGGSRTPAHMIENRLIETASLALQSADLSIEACDFETSIDRAGPGDLVYCDPAYTEAASSGEERRFVRYGQIVFTWSDQERLALACRRAAARKACVIVSTGAEPEITELYGKASRIALSRTKSIGKSAGDASFHGESIFVLDPMADVASWLPYLPEDACLEAEGARLAA encoded by the coding sequence ATGAATTACAAACCGAATCGAAATGTTGATCCTTCGCTCCGCCTGCCTGAGCCCTTCATTCGCTGGGCTGGCGGCAAGCGCTGGCTCGCCGCAGGGCTTGGCTACGCCATTCGCCAGCGCCTGGCCCAGACGCAAGGGCGCTACATCGAGCCGTTCATTGGAGGGGGTGCCGTCTTTCTCGCGACCGGCATCCGTTCCGGTATCATCTCGGACTTGAACAGCGAGCTCGTCGAAGCGTGGCGCATTGTTCGCGATCAGCCTGAGGCGCTCGTCGACATGATCGCCAGCTGGCCGGTCGAGCAGGCGTTTTACAACCAGATGCGGCTGGCTCAGCCAGAGACCGCACTGGAGAGGGCGGCGCGCTTCATCTGGCTCAACCGGTGCTGCTACGGCGGGATCCATCGCACCAACCGCAAGGGTCAGTTCAACGTCGCTTTCGGCGGCGGATCCAGAACGCCGGCTCATATGATCGAGAACCGACTGATCGAAACCGCGAGCCTGGCTCTGCAGTCAGCCGATCTGTCGATCGAGGCATGCGATTTCGAGACGAGCATCGATCGGGCTGGCCCCGGCGACCTCGTCTATTGCGACCCCGCCTACACGGAGGCCGCAAGCTCGGGGGAAGAGCGGCGTTTCGTCCGATATGGGCAGATCGTCTTCACCTGGTCTGATCAGGAGCGCCTGGCGCTTGCTTGCCGCCGCGCGGCAGCTCGCAAGGCCTGCGTCATCGTCTCGACCGGCGCCGAGCCCGAGATCACGGAGCTCTACGGCAAGGCGTCTCGGATCGCGCTGTCGAGGACAAAGTCCATCGGCAAGTCCGCGGGCGACGCATCATTCCACGGCGAGTCCATTTTCGTGCTCGACCCCATGGCAGACGTCGCTTCTTGGCTGCCCTACCTGCCAGAGGACGCATGCCTGGAGGCTGAGGGCGCCAGGCTCGCAGCCTGA
- a CDS encoding bifunctional DNA primase/polymerase, producing the protein MRYALGESHFSLHGPALAAQGWSVFPQERGEKRRSAIIDGEGLKWRPYQYVAADAATVRRWAALVPNHNVAVIFGQASGNTFALDIDVTDERLSWNIEKAADRHLGVSPFKRVGRKPKILLIYRIAPETELRNRSYRFSMPVEEGAEPERSEDQIEILAQGKPATFYGLHHKTSQYFTWLNQHPSRKPPDAAPLVTPEQLDAFLEEVQKLRPFYRPPAAAGGGVEWSFDETTEMRVPRLRDLGEHWSTNADGLVTDGRERYLYELARRAVRLNAGAANDTSDRGPGTIKHMVSTQFRETAVIDGRWTEEFIRREVSEKVDRSIRMLREGELTPISERRDSSGQVVAPEARSRAPERADVSGLDSLSFLPKSSAVTAVGGRRAIAAVVSTQEAKAKAERALIPDRSQIAKQVQAGIGETLDTFFDQIYQDDPEAQSPIRVLAAPTGAGKTTATIRYIAKDERTYAWDSDPDNSPGPILFLLPTYANIEELRVRSQVLNLDASLDDDELAAQAIEKGLIPESEMEARIADLRRDAMSASLRTMTYKGKLAAGCKMEDKLRLLMQAGIGSAGLCRATVTDSEGEKEDRYCVHYSTCPAIQQRKEIARSHVVFLPHAFFTLTIPEELKKVRAVIADERIFHLFVHTTTLSFETLKSPRRPPKLTKREREDGVLPDELLLDRERAAEIAANALQGGRCPARALADYHVTNHDTVVTGAMLVKSALRVCGNAMTSSAAITPETAVEELRDLCNMPTGTEVREEYRFWKIIEERLELLDKDKAHAPLAELTGLPYECKAKGKREMRIQFLLEDTDSGFKREKIRLSWRSSPNWINAPIMLLDASASKEIIGKVFDQREVRLHDVDAPLNVRTVVAIDSTYSNASIVAGRNKTWEEKAYAGRRKENLRRLLSNISGLYGNGRVVFGASVVVRRALNTAWAAPSNVDFCHFGAMRGLDFAKNHVAAVSVGRMEVPVHTIDGIVAALTFDDDDPEEPFDRNGDSTGYDGQPLRLPVENQVLRMRGGEDATVGVPTYPGSWARIVQRQYREEELKQFVGRLRPVYREGEAPVWFAISKVVPDNVIVDELVNLEDLIKRNTRYIRLFEAVRLCGGVLHSALAHAVMSEYRSPEAAANDIKSYGFGEQDGSCGIEHRWTWGFTPVKVRGPDQAVTYAFVRTDIRDPEAQVRNAFSHVLGWNVDDFDIEAGDPVRPRMFGNEREEDWVDAQIGTRPDRKIDEDLTLRRCAENALMINSEAEMLDSYGRAYAVSPTFRLAREITSPAAIVNLQEAAAIASTDLMWDRLHGSEDEALSSPVLALGDDYSDLGAGAWDEDEALPMVEGALTSVHAE; encoded by the coding sequence ATGCGCTACGCGCTCGGCGAAAGCCATTTCTCTCTGCATGGTCCGGCTCTGGCTGCCCAAGGCTGGTCCGTGTTTCCTCAGGAGCGAGGCGAGAAGCGTCGCAGCGCCATCATCGATGGTGAGGGTCTCAAGTGGCGGCCCTACCAGTACGTCGCTGCGGACGCCGCAACCGTGCGCCGCTGGGCCGCTCTGGTCCCCAACCACAATGTGGCGGTCATCTTCGGGCAGGCGTCGGGCAATACCTTCGCGCTCGATATCGACGTCACGGACGAGCGACTGTCCTGGAACATCGAGAAGGCCGCCGACCGGCATCTGGGCGTGTCACCGTTCAAACGTGTCGGACGCAAGCCCAAGATCCTGCTGATCTACCGGATCGCGCCCGAGACCGAGCTGCGCAATCGCTCGTATCGCTTCTCCATGCCTGTCGAGGAAGGCGCCGAGCCCGAGCGCTCCGAGGATCAGATTGAAATCCTGGCGCAGGGCAAGCCTGCGACGTTCTACGGACTTCACCACAAGACGAGCCAGTATTTTACGTGGCTGAACCAACACCCGAGCCGCAAGCCGCCCGATGCGGCTCCCTTGGTCACGCCTGAGCAGCTCGACGCCTTCCTCGAGGAGGTCCAGAAGCTGCGTCCGTTCTATCGCCCACCGGCGGCAGCCGGCGGCGGCGTCGAATGGTCTTTCGACGAGACGACCGAGATGCGCGTTCCACGTCTTCGCGATCTCGGCGAGCACTGGTCGACAAACGCCGATGGTCTCGTGACCGACGGCCGCGAGCGTTACCTCTATGAGCTGGCCCGGCGGGCCGTGCGCTTGAACGCGGGTGCCGCCAACGACACGTCCGACCGTGGCCCTGGCACGATCAAGCACATGGTCTCGACGCAATTCCGGGAAACCGCGGTCATCGACGGCCGCTGGACAGAGGAATTCATCAGACGCGAGGTCTCCGAGAAGGTCGACCGTTCGATCCGCATGTTGCGCGAGGGCGAACTGACCCCGATCAGCGAACGTCGCGATTCATCTGGTCAGGTCGTCGCTCCCGAAGCGCGCAGCCGCGCTCCCGAGCGGGCTGATGTCAGCGGCCTGGACAGCCTCAGCTTCCTGCCCAAATCCAGCGCGGTGACGGCTGTCGGTGGCCGGCGTGCGATCGCGGCCGTGGTCTCGACGCAGGAGGCGAAAGCCAAGGCGGAACGAGCACTGATCCCCGACCGAAGCCAGATCGCCAAGCAGGTCCAGGCCGGCATCGGCGAAACCCTGGATACGTTCTTCGACCAGATCTACCAGGACGACCCCGAGGCTCAGAGCCCGATCCGGGTGCTGGCGGCACCAACCGGCGCCGGCAAGACCACGGCCACCATCCGCTATATCGCCAAGGACGAACGCACCTATGCCTGGGACAGCGATCCCGACAATTCGCCAGGCCCGATCCTCTTCCTGCTGCCCACCTATGCCAACATCGAGGAGTTGCGCGTCCGGTCACAGGTTTTGAACCTCGACGCCAGCCTCGATGACGATGAACTCGCTGCTCAGGCCATCGAGAAGGGACTGATCCCCGAAAGCGAGATGGAAGCCCGCATTGCCGATCTTCGGCGCGATGCGATGTCGGCGTCCCTGCGCACGATGACCTACAAGGGCAAGCTCGCAGCCGGGTGCAAGATGGAGGACAAGCTGCGTCTCCTGATGCAGGCCGGGATCGGTTCTGCTGGCCTGTGTCGAGCAACGGTGACTGACTCGGAAGGCGAAAAGGAGGACCGCTACTGCGTCCACTATTCGACCTGCCCCGCAATCCAGCAGCGCAAGGAGATCGCGCGCTCGCATGTCGTGTTCCTCCCGCATGCCTTCTTCACGCTGACCATTCCGGAGGAGCTGAAGAAGGTGCGCGCGGTCATCGCCGACGAGCGCATCTTCCACCTGTTCGTCCACACGACGACGTTGTCCTTCGAGACCCTCAAGAGCCCTCGCCGCCCACCCAAGCTGACCAAGCGCGAGCGCGAGGACGGGGTGCTGCCGGACGAATTGCTTCTTGATCGCGAGCGGGCTGCGGAAATCGCGGCCAATGCGCTCCAGGGCGGCCGCTGCCCTGCCAGGGCGCTCGCCGATTATCACGTCACCAACCACGACACGGTCGTCACCGGCGCCATGCTGGTGAAGTCGGCGTTGCGGGTCTGCGGCAACGCGATGACGTCGAGCGCGGCGATCACACCAGAGACCGCGGTCGAGGAACTGCGCGATCTCTGCAACATGCCGACGGGCACGGAAGTGCGCGAAGAGTACCGGTTCTGGAAAATCATCGAGGAACGGCTTGAGCTGCTCGACAAGGACAAGGCTCACGCCCCGCTGGCCGAGCTGACGGGTCTGCCCTATGAGTGCAAGGCCAAGGGCAAGCGCGAGATGCGCATCCAGTTCCTGCTCGAAGACACCGACAGCGGTTTCAAGCGCGAGAAGATCCGACTGTCCTGGCGCTCCAGCCCGAACTGGATCAACGCGCCGATCATGCTGTTGGACGCCTCCGCCTCCAAGGAGATCATCGGGAAGGTCTTCGATCAGCGCGAGGTCAGGCTGCATGATGTCGACGCGCCACTGAATGTGCGCACCGTCGTCGCCATCGACAGCACCTACTCGAACGCCTCGATCGTGGCCGGCCGCAACAAGACCTGGGAAGAGAAGGCCTATGCCGGCCGGCGCAAGGAGAACCTCCGGCGGCTGCTCAGCAACATCTCAGGCCTCTATGGCAACGGACGGGTCGTCTTCGGGGCGAGCGTGGTGGTGCGGCGTGCCTTGAATACGGCGTGGGCAGCACCCAGCAATGTCGATTTCTGCCATTTCGGCGCCATGCGCGGTCTGGACTTCGCCAAGAACCATGTCGCGGCGGTTTCGGTCGGGCGCATGGAAGTGCCCGTGCACACCATCGATGGCATCGTTGCCGCCCTCACCTTCGATGACGACGATCCGGAAGAGCCCTTTGATCGCAATGGCGACAGCACAGGGTATGATGGTCAGCCGCTGCGGCTGCCGGTGGAAAACCAGGTCCTGCGCATGCGCGGCGGCGAGGATGCCACCGTCGGTGTCCCGACCTATCCTGGATCCTGGGCCCGCATCGTGCAGCGTCAGTACCGGGAGGAAGAACTCAAGCAGTTCGTCGGACGACTGAGACCTGTCTACCGCGAAGGCGAGGCGCCGGTCTGGTTCGCGATTTCCAAGGTCGTTCCCGACAACGTCATCGTCGACGAGCTCGTCAACCTCGAAGACCTGATCAAGCGCAACACGCGATACATCCGGCTCTTCGAAGCTGTCCGGTTGTGCGGCGGCGTGCTCCACAGCGCGCTCGCCCATGCCGTGATGAGCGAGTATCGCAGTCCGGAGGCAGCAGCCAACGACATCAAGTCCTATGGCTTCGGTGAGCAGGACGGCAGCTGCGGTATCGAGCATCGCTGGACCTGGGGTTTCACCCCCGTCAAGGTGCGTGGCCCTGATCAGGCCGTGACCTACGCCTTCGTCCGAACCGACATTCGAGATCCCGAAGCTCAGGTCCGCAATGCCTTTTCGCATGTGCTCGGCTGGAACGTCGACGACTTCGACATCGAGGCCGGGGATCCGGTGCGGCCGCGCATGTTCGGCAACGAGCGCGAGGAAGATTGGGTCGATGCACAGATCGGAACGAGGCCTGATCGCAAGATCGACGAGGATCTGACGCTTCGGCGCTGCGCCGAGAACGCGCTGATGATCAACTCGGAGGCCGAGATGCTCGATTCGTACGGACGGGCATACGCAGTTTCGCCGACCTTCAGATTGGCGCGCGAGATCACGTCGCCTGCTGCCATCGTCAACCTGCAGGAAGCTGCGGCGATCGCCTCGACCGATCTGATGTGGGACCGGCTTCACGGATCGGAAGACGAAGCTCTATCCTCGCCTGTGCTCGCCCTTGGCGATGACTATTCGGATCTCGGTGCAGGCGCCTGGGACGAGGACGAAGCTCTCCCCATGGTCGAAGGTGCCTTGACCTCCGTCCACGCCGAATAG
- a CDS encoding helix-turn-helix transcriptional regulator translates to MDLIEIGESVRNARRDKGWSQDDLSEASGVSRARIAALENGRAAEFGFKLLMKILAPLDLDIKITTFNASRPTLEDLTEEATHASRLGR, encoded by the coding sequence TTGGATCTGATCGAGATCGGCGAGAGCGTGCGCAATGCCAGGCGCGACAAGGGCTGGTCGCAGGATGACTTGTCCGAAGCATCAGGGGTCAGTCGCGCACGGATCGCAGCGCTCGAAAACGGGCGGGCGGCAGAGTTTGGCTTCAAACTGTTGATGAAGATACTCGCTCCGCTGGATCTCGACATCAAGATCACGACCTTCAACGCATCGCGCCCAACGCTTGAGGATCTCACCGAGGAGGCCACCCATGCTTCGCGTTTGGGCCGGTAA
- a CDS encoding type II toxin-antitoxin system HipA family toxin: MLRVWAGKRPVGLLDRHGAHGATFVYDEKAQPGDAISLTMPVRTASWDHAFGIHPIFEMNLPEGALRAELNRRFAKATGRFSDLDLLGVVGRSQIGRLRFTAPDSDLDENVPLQSVDEILRARRGGELYDYLVAKFAVHSGLSGVQPKVMIRGEEDVSAPRKSDSVKGATHIVKFWDKDEYAELAANEFFCLEAARRIGLQVPGFSLADDGSALIVERFDLRPEGTYNGFEDFCVLNGVGSDRKYEGGYEARLFKRTREFVGGAGRSKALHDLFKLFVLNCAIQNGDAHAKNFALLYDLPTGAAALAPVYDLITTTAYLPADKMALTLNGTTAWPSAQKLTQLGQTRADVSLKQINEMFEQIADTLAELAPAVRTYFADRSPEIGERILAAWSSGVSFSLGRTRSWSQGASVQPEEVTEDNETDGPGCR, from the coding sequence ATGCTTCGCGTTTGGGCCGGTAAGAGACCTGTCGGCCTGCTCGATCGCCACGGCGCGCATGGTGCGACATTTGTCTATGACGAGAAGGCACAGCCGGGCGACGCCATTTCGTTGACGATGCCGGTGAGAACAGCCTCCTGGGACCACGCCTTCGGGATTCACCCGATTTTCGAGATGAACCTGCCAGAAGGCGCCCTGCGAGCGGAACTCAATCGCCGGTTCGCCAAGGCGACGGGTCGTTTCAGTGATCTCGACCTGCTGGGCGTTGTCGGCCGCTCCCAGATCGGGCGGCTTCGGTTCACTGCGCCGGACTCAGACCTCGACGAGAATGTCCCGCTCCAGTCGGTAGACGAGATTCTGCGGGCTCGCCGCGGCGGCGAACTATACGACTACCTGGTTGCGAAATTCGCCGTTCACTCGGGCCTGTCTGGCGTTCAACCGAAGGTCATGATCCGGGGCGAGGAGGATGTCTCGGCGCCGAGAAAGTCCGACTCGGTCAAAGGCGCCACCCACATCGTGAAATTCTGGGACAAGGACGAGTATGCCGAACTTGCGGCAAACGAGTTCTTCTGCCTCGAGGCGGCCCGGCGCATTGGCCTTCAGGTGCCAGGTTTCAGCCTGGCCGATGACGGGAGTGCATTGATCGTCGAGCGGTTCGACCTCCGACCAGAGGGCACATACAACGGCTTTGAGGATTTCTGCGTCCTGAACGGTGTCGGCAGCGACAGGAAATACGAGGGTGGATACGAGGCTCGCCTCTTCAAGCGCACGCGGGAATTTGTGGGAGGTGCCGGACGATCGAAGGCCCTGCATGACCTGTTCAAGCTCTTCGTCCTGAACTGCGCGATCCAGAACGGCGACGCGCATGCCAAGAATTTCGCGCTGCTCTATGACTTGCCCACCGGCGCAGCCGCTCTGGCTCCTGTCTATGACCTGATCACGACCACCGCCTATCTGCCGGCCGACAAGATGGCGCTGACACTCAATGGGACGACAGCCTGGCCGTCGGCTCAGAAACTGACGCAGCTCGGCCAGACGCGCGCCGACGTCTCGCTCAAGCAGATCAACGAGATGTTCGAGCAGATTGCGGACACGCTGGCCGAGCTCGCACCGGCTGTGCGGACCTATTTTGCCGACCGCTCGCCCGAGATCGGTGAGCGGATTCTCGCGGCATGGTCGTCCGGCGTCTCTTTCAGCCTGGGCCGAACACGAAGCTGGAGCCAGGGCGCATCTGTCCAACCGGAAGAGGTTACCGAGGACAACGAGACCGACGGACCTGGCTGCCGATGA